GCTGTCAAGTTCTTCGGGTTGTGATTGTGAAAGCTGCCAGTTTTGGCAAAATTTGCAGCTGAAATTGCAACCAGCAGTGGCAACTGACAATGCGTCATTGCCCGGCAAAAAATGATACAGTGGCTTTTTTTCAATGGGGTCAATGTGATAGGCAGCAATACGTCCATACACCAGGCTGTAGAGTTTACCATCAATACATTGCCGAGCTTTGCAAATACCTCTAGTGCCGCTTGTTAGCATACATTGATTGGGGCACAGGTTACATTGCACGGTTTGTTTATCAATTTTTTTCCAGTGTAAAGCCGTTCGATAGTTACTGGCATAAACATCTTCAGGTAAAAATGGAACAACTGAGCCAACAACAAACGCTTGTGCTGAATACATACAGCTTTGCAAAAATTGTTTACGGGTATAAAATCTCATATTTTCAATCCAGATTATTCATTTATAGCATCAATGTAATAATTAAAGAATTATAATTTTTATTTAACGATTTCACTTTCACTGAAAATAGTAGCAGCAAATGTATACATTGTTACAGAATCATATTCAAATGGATAAATCCCTGCCTTTTCACACGTGTGCTGGAAAAATTGCTGTTTTGTTAAACCATATTCTGTTGCTACCTGTGGAAGTAAAACACCACGACGATTGCCTTTTACTACTAAAAGGCCATCGGTACCTAAACGTAACTCATCTAATGAAGCAATATGCATAATTGGCGACAATACCGAAATTTCAATATGTATATTTTTATATTCATCCTTAGTAAGGGGGCTGAATCGTGGGTCGTGGAATGCAGCATTCACCGCACATTCAATGACAGTTTGATATAATGGTTTTATGGGTTCAATATATCCAATACAACCACGTAAATTTCCGTTTATAGTTAATGTTACAAAGGCACCAGCGTTTTGTTTACAGAGTTCAGGGATAGCCCCTTTATATTCTAATAATGTTTTATTATTCAGCATGGTTTCAATAGATTGGCGGGCTAATGAAAGCAAAAACCTTTTATCAGCATTAGATATAGTAAAGGAATTATCGCCCAATATGTTTTTGTTTATTGTATTAAATTCACCCGTTATTACTAAGGCTGCATAGCTTACCGTGTTATCGTAATCGCCAGTAACTTCAGCTGATGTTGCATATGCTACCAATTCTTTTGTATACATTGTTGAGAATAATAACAGACCTAACACTACTGCATTATGACCACATATGGTGATACCAGTAGACCTGCAGTAATTGTAGAATTCTTCAGCGTTTTGAGAAAGTATATAGTCAATTGCTTTTTTGTCATCACGTTTGATGTATTCCATACGTTTATCTGGCTGTAACTTGTGATAAGGGGCGTAACTAAATCGCGGGCCATGATGGGTAAAATCGCTGCTTATGACAAATAGTGGCTTTTTATAGCTTGTGAGTGTTTGTAATAGTTGCACAGCGGCCTGTCTTGCTTGCTGGTACGTTACATTACCTGCAAGCACAGGAAGAATGGGGATATCAGGGAAATAGTGCTGAATAAATGGCAACTGAATTTCAATGGAATGTTCTGATTCAAAGGCATTGTTGTTGAATGTAAAATTATTGTTTTGTGACAACGAGCGTAATGCTTTCTGTTGAATGCTCACTACACCTAACGGAGTTTTGATAGCATCGTAAAGGGGAAGGGCAAATCCATTGAAATATTCGTAATGCGATGGCCCAATGATAATTATAATATCAGGTTTATATGCAGATATAGCTTTATAAGCTTTTGCAGCTATGTGAGCACTATACATGTATCCAGCATGGGGCACTATTATAAGTGGTATGCCTTCAATTTTTTGCAATGGTTTATCAGATGATAAAAGGTATTTCAAAAGTTCATTTTTATCAGAAGGGCACCAGCTACCCGCTAATCGGGATTGTTTGGTAATGCTGTAGCTTTCAGAGCATTGTAAAGAAAAAAACAATATAAGTACTACTATTACTCTTGTACAATTCATATTGATATAATAAATTATTATTTTTTAATTGTCAATTTGAAATATAAAATAATACCTGAACCAGAAAAAGCAATAACAAAGCAAATTAAAATTAAACAGGAAACAAATCTATTAAATAATTCTGGATTTTTGAATGTATCAGGATGGTCAAGAAAACCTCTTGTTATATTTAATGAAACGAATATTAAAGCTGATAAAAAAAGAATTAAAAAATGGGAACACTACACATTCTATAATAAAAACTATTGTGGTGGAATAACAATATCAGACATTGCTACTGTTGGTATGGGTAGTATGTTAGGCTTTGCTGAGGTTATGTACCAGGAATGGTAAAAAATATAAATCGTTATCGAATAATATATAAAAATATTCTTGACAAAATTGACATACTATTTTAATGATTTATACATACCGTCTATATGGTATAATTTCATTATAGATATGGGGGGATTATGAAGAGGTTTGCTATTTTGCTATTAGTGGCAGGTTTTGTATTTATTGCATCAGCCGGATTTAGCACAACCTATATTCTGCATTTAAATGGTATGTGTTCAACTAACTGGCTTGACGGCAAAGGGACAGCACGTTTGGCCAGTGCACCCGGTTATACTTCAATCAACTGTTACGTGGATAATCGCAATACCATAGCATACTCAGCAAGTCAGTTTAAAACTAATTATCTGGATGTGTATTGTAAGGGTAGCAACTGGTGTTATATAGTTAACTATAGCGCCGGTGATGTTATCATGGGGTATATCAATGCAAATTATACACCACAGTGGAATATAGCCTATGTTTATACAACCGCTGGTGCTGGTGGCGGAAGTGAAATAGCTATTAAAGGTATTTCGGATCTTTTTACATGCAACCTGGCAGGACAACTGGGGGTAAGCACTGTTCGTAATATGTATAACCATAATGATACCAATGGTATAACTATCTACCATATAGGTGGGTATAAGGGTATTATCGGTGCATCTGTATTATTGCCGGGTGAAGACGATGGGGCGGTAGCATATCATTCATCGGGAGCATGTGTAAATTCAGGAAGCTATTCAAGTCTGTGTACATGTTCTCACTGGACAAATCACGTTATAGCATATACCTGTACAGGTTATTATCTTGATCACTATGGAATGAAAATGAAATTCATTACTCAGTTAGGATGGTAGTTGACATTATTTTTCCTGCCACAGGCGCGGTTTGAAAGAGCCGCGCTTTTTTTCATATTAAATGAAAAAGCTTTTCAAAAGAAATGTGATATTGAGAACTATGTACTATTGCTGAGAGGAAATGATATGAAAATTAAAGGGATTCATATAGCAATACTGCTGGTTATTATAATTATAATTATTGTTGCATTGATTTCAAAATCAGAAAATAATAACCAGCCTTCAACACTTACATCAGGTAATAGTTCAAAAGGCTATGGAACAGTTCTTGAACAGATGGGACTCATCTCGCCACAACAGGCACTGGTGGATTATAAAAAGCTTTCCATATATCCACCAAATAGTAGGCCTCTTACAAAAGAAAATATTGACCTTCTTATGCCAAACCGTCGTTATGAACAGCCACTTCCCATTGAAAAAGGAAGTGATATCTATTATCTCTTCACTGCAGATAAGTATCGTGTCATTGGCAATGACAGCATCACTTTTGTGTTAATGGTATTGGAAGGAACCAAACCAGATTCATCACGTATTCCCATTACTATACATAAAGCAATTATCAAGAAAGGAATGAATAATAACAAAGCAAAGTATATATCAGAACTATCGCTTACAAAAAATAATGTGGGAGATTATACTGCAGATTTGGTATGTGCTGAAGCGTTTGCTTCGGAAAAGAAAACAGGAACATACTGGGCAGAGGTTGAATTTAAAGTAGGTGATGAAGTAATTGATGCAGCAATACCATTTGAATATTTTCCTGAAACTACAATTCCAGCAAAGTTTACCGGAAATTTCAGAGACTATATAAAAAATGGATCGCTCTATGTAGATGTTGAAGTGGATGTATACCGAAAAGGGTATTACATCATCGATGCAAATCTTTTTGATAAGGACTTAGAGCCGGTGGCATACACAATAGAAAAGCGCGAGTTATATTCCGGTAAGCAATGGGTACCGCTTCTGTTCTTTGGTAAAGTCATTATTGACCAGAAGGCAAAGCCGCAATTTGTGTTGCGTGATCTTCGTGGATATCGTTTTATTGAAGCTACAACACCTGATCCTGAATTTATGGACAGGGAAATGATAAAACCGTATGAAGGTGAATATAAAACCAAAACATCTGATCTTTCGGGGCTATCGGACAAAGAATTTGAGGATGAGATGAAGCGAAAGCGCATTGAGTTTCTGGAAAAAGAAAGTATGGGTGACATTGGTGTGCAGTAAAAATTATAATGTGTGCATTTTTTTTGTTTTAATACTATGTGCGATAGTTACTGGCAATGGATGCTCTTCATCATTAGACAGTGAAAAAATAACGATGGTGATTGTCACTGCAACCAATTGCCAGTCGTGCGAAACAACAGATGACGGTATAGAATATATTACACATAATTTCCCTGATATACAGATAAAAACAGTTGAAATACATACGGCCGAAGGAGCAATGTATGTTTCCACATACCGTTTATGGCGTGTACCAGTATATCTTTTTTTAGATACAAAGGGTAGAGAACTCTACCGGTTGGAAGGGCAGCAGAATAGAAACACACTAAACGAAGCAATAACAATAGCTAAACAACGCCTTGGTAAATATAATATACTATAATACTATTACAAAATCACACTCGATTTCATATAAATACAGATGCACCTGCTTCTAGTGTTGATAACGCTTCCTAATAGTGTAACCGTTTATAGCATTTTACAGGAATACGTTAATAAGATAGAACATAATTTATGAAATTAATAATGAAGGTATGCAGCAATAATTTATACAGAGGTGTATATTGTTTAAAAAGTTCTAAATGCTCGGAAGTAATTGAGGTAGTTGTCTCTATATTCATATTTATCCTCCAAGGTATTTGTTCAATATTTAATAAATATGTTTTAATTTTCCAACTATATTTTGTACAAAAAAAACTTTATCGAAACTTAAATCCCCCCTTAAAAAGTATTAATATTATTTAAAATAATATTGACAAATATCACTAAATAAAAATAAATAGCATTAAATTATATTTATTTTATAGGAAGGTGCATATGAGACATTTACGCTTATTAACTATTGCTTTACTTATAGCTATTCCTGTTTTTGCACAGGAAACTAACGATGAAGTAGTGCAGTTACAGGATGTTATAATATCAGATACGCTGTTATATCCTGGAGCATACCAGTCAATTACCGGAGATAACCTTAAAAATAATCCTGAAACTGATTTAATGAGCATTGTTAAATCAAATATTCCTTCATTCTATGTTCCTTCAAACAGGGTAATGGGTTATGGTGTGGCACGAAGTGGTGCGGCAACTATGTCCATTCGTGGTATTGGTAAATCAGGATGGGGGCCAACAACGGGCATTCCTGTTCTGTATAATGGAATGGATACCACAATGGGAATAATGGGTCATCCAGTAGCAGATATTATGACAATGAAAAACGTTGAACGCATTGAAGTGTTGATTGGACCACAGCCAGTATTGTTTGGATCGAGCGCAATGGGTGGTGTTATCAATGTCATTACCAAAAAGCAAAAAGAAGACGGCTTTATCACCGAACTGCAGGGTTCATATGGCACTTGGAATACCACTGAAGATTACCTGTACCATATGGGAAAGATGGGAAAGCTTGACTATAGTGTTGGTTATCAGCTTCAAAAAACTGATGGCGACTGGAAACAAACAATAAATGGAAAAACATTCACATCAGAATTCATGCAACAGAATGGTACTGTACACATAGGGTATGCGCTTTCTAAAAACTGGTACGCCTCAGTGGACAGTTATGGGATGAAGCAGAATATACATGATCCAGGTCCAGATGGAATAAGTGCTTTATCAGGGGGTCCATTAACAATTCAACTTAATCTTCTTGAAGAGTTTGACATTACTCGTGGTGGTGTTGTGGCAAAGTTATCTCACGATTATGGCACGTATAGTGGAACAGTACAGGCTGAAGGTAACTTTGGACATCATGAATCTACATTGGAAAATACGGGTGAAGAAAAATTTGAATCTGATGACTCTTCGTATGCATTGCGTGTGAAAGAAATTATGA
This Spirochaetota bacterium DNA region includes the following protein-coding sequences:
- a CDS encoding TonB-dependent receptor, with product MRHLRLLTIALLIAIPVFAQETNDEVVQLQDVIISDTLLYPGAYQSITGDNLKNNPETDLMSIVKSNIPSFYVPSNRVMGYGVARSGAATMSIRGIGKSGWGPTTGIPVLYNGMDTTMGIMGHPVADIMTMKNVERIEVLIGPQPVLFGSSAMGGVINVITKKQKEDGFITELQGSYGTWNTTEDYLYHMGKMGKLDYSVGYQLQKTDGDWKQTINGKTFTSEFMQQNGTVHIGYALSKNWYASVDSYGMKQNIHDPGPDGISALSGGPLTIQLNLLEEFDITRGGVVAKLSHDYGTYSGTVQAEGNFGHHESTLENTGEEKFESDDSSYALRVKEIMKLWAGNTLTTGAEWRRYGGTAKDVSSGIYYIKDKYMHDTAIYALMDQALFNNIMSVNGGARYSYNSEYGDYTAWQAVAAVRPLEKTKIYTNVAKGFKFPDIRQVYLKGMYPALNPNKDLEPETYTSAECGIEQQIMDIISIHAAGYRIWSDKMFIYTTQWENADKFAYNGAEIAMSVTATKWLAFNAGYSYIDNKQDNGYLPYVPKHKANAGLTLTIFDFSATLDGEYVKGMYADTAGTKEFNSYLVANAKISYTFFQKYSAFISLYNLTDKEYSTFAVLVPPLGNQYIEYPMPGFHFLAGLKATF
- a CDS encoding DUF2804 family protein; this encodes MKYKIIPEPEKAITKQIKIKQETNLLNNSGFLNVSGWSRKPLVIFNETNIKADKKRIKKWEHYTFYNKNYCGGITISDIATVGMGSMLGFAEVMYQEW
- the amrB gene encoding AmmeMemoRadiSam system protein B gives rise to the protein MNCTRVIVVLILFFSLQCSESYSITKQSRLAGSWCPSDKNELLKYLLSSDKPLQKIEGIPLIIVPHAGYMYSAHIAAKAYKAISAYKPDIIIIIGPSHYEYFNGFALPLYDAIKTPLGVVSIQQKALRSLSQNNNFTFNNNAFESEHSIEIQLPFIQHYFPDIPILPVLAGNVTYQQARQAAVQLLQTLTSYKKPLFVISSDFTHHGPRFSYAPYHKLQPDKRMEYIKRDDKKAIDYILSQNAEEFYNYCRSTGITICGHNAVVLGLLLFSTMYTKELVAYATSAEVTGDYDNTVSYAALVITGEFNTINKNILGDNSFTISNADKRFLLSLARQSIETMLNNKTLLEYKGAIPELCKQNAGAFVTLTINGNLRGCIGYIEPIKPLYQTVIECAVNAAFHDPRFSPLTKDEYKNIHIEISVLSPIMHIASLDELRLGTDGLLVVKGNRRGVLLPQVATEYGLTKQQFFQHTCEKAGIYPFEYDSVTMYTFAATIFSESEIVK